In Cygnus atratus isolate AKBS03 ecotype Queensland, Australia chromosome 5, CAtr_DNAZoo_HiC_assembly, whole genome shotgun sequence, a single window of DNA contains:
- the COQ6 gene encoding ubiquinone biosynthesis monooxygenase COQ6, mitochondrial: protein MAAACGRALLAPLGRRRAPLRSLTAAPPPPPPPPHGPAAAPLYDVVVSGGGMVGSAMAAALGHDIHFHDKKIALLEACPRKEYGQLPERFSNRVSSISPGSATLLSSFGAWDHVCSLRFKPFRRMQVWDACSEAIIVFEKDDLDDMGYIVENDVIMSALTKQLDAVADRVEVFYGSRAVGYTWPLPSHSCDTSPWVQIELADGRRLQTKLLIGADGHNSVVRKEAEIQNIEHRYDQSAVVATLHLSEATENNVAWQRFLPTGPIALLPLSDTASSLVWSTSHEHASELLAMDEEGFVDSINSAFWSNVNHSDFIDTAGAMFRSAISLLKPSGTAVRQLPPSVAKVDPESRAMFPLGMGHATEYVQHRVALIGDAAHRVHPLAGQGVNLGFGDIACLTHHLSAAAFNGQDLGSLKHLLKFETERQRHNVSLIAAIDILKRLYSTSLAPLVLLRTWGLQATNALPPVKEQIMAFASK, encoded by the exons ATGGCGGCGGCGTGCGGCAGGGCCCTGCTGGCTCCGCTCGGCCGGCGGcgggccccgctccgctccctcactgccgctcctcctcctcctcctcctcctcctcacggccccgccgccgcgccgctcTACGACGTGGTGGTGTCGGGCGGGGGCATGGTGGGCAGCGCCATGGCCGCCGCGCTGG GGCATGATATCCACTTCCATGATAAGAAAATCGCTTTGCTGGAGGCTTGTCCTAGGAAAGAATATGGTCAATTGCCAGAGAGGTTCAGTAACAGGGTCAGTTCCATCTCCCCAGGATCAGCGACCCTCCTAAGCA gttTTGGTGCCTGGGATCATGTCTGCAGCCTGAGATTCAAACCGTTCCGGCGAATGCAG gtgTGGGATGCTTGTTCAGAGGCCATCATTGTTTTTGAGAAAGATGACTTAGATGACATGGGTTACATAGTGGAGAATGACGTCATTATGTCTGCTCTCACAAAACAGTTAGATGCAGTAGCAG ACCGGGTGGAGGTTTTCTACGGGAGCAGAGCAGTCGGGTATACCTGGCCCCTTCCCTCTCACAGCTGTGACACAAGCCCTTGGGTCCAAATTGAGTTAGCTGATGGACGCAGACTTCAGACCAAACTGCTG ATTGGTGCAGATGGCCATAACTCTGTAGTCCGGAAGGAAGCTGAAATTCAGAACATCGAGCATCGGTACGACCAGTCAGCTGTGGTGGCAACTCTTCATTTGTCTGAG GCCACAGAAAATAACGTAGCGTGGCAGAGGTTCCTTCCCACGGGGCCGATTGCTCTTCTTCCG CTGTCTGACACTGCCAGCTCTCTGGTTTGGTCTACATCTCATGAACATGCATCAGAACTTCTCGCTATGGATGAGGAAGGTTTTGTGGATAGCATCAACTCTGCCTTT TGGAGCAACGTAAACCACTCCGACTTCATCGACACTGCAGGGGCCATGTTTCGGTCTGCTATTTCACTCCTGAAACCCTCAGGGACTGCAGTCCGTCAGCTGCCCCCAAGCGTCGCTAAAGTAGACCCAGAGAGCCGAGCCATGTTCCCCCTTGGAATGGGGCATGCAACAGAGTACGTCCAGCACCGCGTGGCTCTCATTGG GGATGCGGCACACAGAGTCCACCCACTTGCAGGACAAGGTGTAAACCTGGGTTTTGGTGATATTGCGTGCTTAACTCATCACCTCAGTGCAGCAGCCTTCAACGGGCAAGATCTGG GGTCCTTAAAGCATCTCTTAAAGTTTGAGACAGAACGGCAGAGGCACAATGTCTCCTTGATAGCTGCTATTGATATATTGAAGAGGCTTTACTCCACGAGCCTGGCTCCCTTGGTGTTGCTGAGGACATGGGGATTGCAAGCAACAAATGCCCTGCCTCCCGTCAAA GAGCAAATCATGGCTTTTGCCAGCAAGTga